The Pseudomonas bijieensis DNA window AGGGGTCATCAAGGGCTATTGCGCTCAGTTAGATCCAACCAAGCTGGGGTATGGCATATCGGCTGTTGTCGGCATCACCACCCTCAAGCCGGCGAAAGCCAAATTGATCGCGACACTCACCGACATACCCGAAGTCGTCGAGTGCCTGCACATCACGGGAAACGATTCCTATCTGATCCGGATCTACGCCCGATCCATGGCTGAGATCGAGGACATCATTGCGAAAATCAATGCGTACGGAGAGACGCGTACCAGCATTGTCCTGTCCATTCCTATCGAGAGAAGAAAGCTCGCCCCGTGAGTCGGGGCGCCTGTCCGGCAGGGTTGGGGAGTGGTCGATCGACAAGGTCGCTCCCCGGCCATGGCTAATTCCGGGACGGATGGGCAAGCCTATGCGGCCAGCGAGACATCCATACGAGTAAGAGCATCATGGCGGCGGGGCAGAGAGTGACCGTCAACAAACCGATGTGCAAATTCGAATGCGCTGAAACAATCCCCACGAGCCATGGAATCAGACTGCACCCGGCATTACCCGCAGCAGTCAGCACAGAGAACATGGTTGCGCCACCTTGAGGGTAGGCATCTGCCGAAATGGCGAGCATCGTTGGCCACAGGCAACTCCCTGAGAAGCCTGCGGCGATGGCGGCGGTTAGCGCGATTGCGGGGTTGGGGGCAAAACTGATCACGAAAAACAGGACGACGGTAACGGCACAGCAGCCCAGCATCAGTGAAACGGCGGGTATTCGCTCGTGCAGCAAGGCGGCGGCCATGCGCCCGAGGGCCATGCCCACTGAAAAACCGGCAAGCGCAAAGCCACCCACTTCTTTCGAATAGCCCAGCCCTTGTTCAGCAAAGGCGGGTAGCCATTGGGACAGACCCGTTTCCGTAGCCCCACCCAGGAAGATCGCGATCATGCAGGCAATGAAATAGGGCTGCCTGATAAGCGTGGG harbors:
- a CDS encoding Lrp/AsnC family transcriptional regulator, which encodes MDRIDVKILGKVQDCGRISITELSKHAGLSIPATNDRLRKLEDSGVIKGYCAQLDPTKLGYGISAVVGITTLKPAKAKLIATLTDIPEVVECLHITGNDSYLIRIYARSMAEIEDIIAKINAYGETRTSIVLSIPIERRKLAP
- a CDS encoding MFS transporter; translation: MALNFLPVYLTTFSDAFGPSSGLTTEQLGRIPAVMFLSFIIAILITGPLADRGNAKLIILSGLMTTAAGLGLMAFAPSYAFLLLAVAIMGFGAGVLDMILSPIVAALQPERRSAAMNWLHSYFCIGAVSAVLIASIALKWDISWRMVALGLIIAPLATFLLFMRLTLPPLIQEHVQRESMPTLIRQPYFIACMIAIFLGGATETGLSQWLPAFAEQGLGYSKEVGGFALAGFSVGMALGRMAAALLHERIPAVSLMLGCCAVTVVLFFVISFAPNPAIALTAAIAAGFSGSCLWPTMLAISADAYPQGGATMFSVLTAAGNAGCSLIPWLVGIVSAHSNLHIGLLTVTLCPAAMMLLLVWMSRWPHRLAHPSRN